A section of the Desulfomonile tiedjei genome encodes:
- a CDS encoding GTPase domain-containing protein: MAFINKSAKEIQVKIVYYGPGRCGKTTNLLYVNQKMNAQFMGKMISIDTRGDKTLFFDFLPLSLGKIRGFSIRVQLYTVPGQVLYNESRKMVLKGVDGVVFVADSMEVQQQANVESLQNLRENLADDNLDLDELPLVLQFNKRDLEGSVIPVLEESVLNRDLNALLKTPAPTVMASALQGPGVFDTLREVSKITIKSVHHKLRT; the protein is encoded by the coding sequence ATGGCATTCATAAACAAAAGCGCAAAGGAAATACAGGTTAAAATCGTTTACTACGGACCGGGTCGGTGCGGCAAGACCACCAATTTGCTGTACGTCAATCAAAAGATGAACGCTCAGTTCATGGGGAAAATGATCTCCATAGACACCAGAGGTGACAAAACACTTTTCTTTGATTTTCTACCCCTGTCGCTCGGAAAGATACGAGGGTTTAGTATCAGGGTTCAACTCTATACGGTCCCCGGCCAGGTTTTGTACAACGAGAGCCGCAAAATGGTCTTAAAAGGGGTTGACGGGGTTGTTTTTGTCGCTGACTCCATGGAAGTTCAGCAGCAGGCCAACGTAGAGAGCTTGCAGAATCTCCGCGAGAATCTCGCTGACGACAACTTGGATCTTGACGAACTGCCCCTTGTCCTCCAGTTCAACAAGCGTGACCTGGAAGGCAGTGTTATTCCGGTCCTCGAGGAGTCGGTCCTCAACCGCGACTTGAACGCACTGCTCAAGACCCCTGCCCCCACTGTAATGGCCAGCGCGCTTCAGGGCCCTGGCGTTTTTGATACATTGCGTGAGGTAAGCAAGATAACAATTAAGTCCGTCCATCATAAACTCAGAACCTAA